In Solanum lycopersicum chromosome 5, SLM_r2.1, the following are encoded in one genomic region:
- the LOC101264723 gene encoding uncharacterized protein isoform X1, with translation MRSPPATYHKLCSTLLRYFPSFNTPQNFQNSHFQSSRNFYTLNPTTAIDTFIRPISVISISPRQLIAVVRGRRSSIAGVSTMASGGENPVTFQLTPSSLLKIQKGDITRWSVDGSSDAIVNPANERMLGGGGADGAIHRAAGPELRDACYKVREVQPGIRCPTGEARITPGFRLPASHVIHTVGPVYDANPNPKASLTNAYRNSLRVAKENNIQYIAFPAISCGVFGYPYDEAATVAISTVKEFGSDLKESCGFLQSILCFSPSMQSSTILKQVHFVLFSDEIYDAWVTATNEQLN, from the exons ATGAGGTCTCCTCCTGCAACGTATCACAAACTCTGTTCAACACTCTTACGATATTTTCCTTCCTTTAATACCCCTCAAAACtttcaaaactcacactttcagTCCTCCAGAAACTTCTACACGCTGAACCCTACTACTGCCATTGACACTTTCATCAGGCCCATTTCCGTCATTTCAATTAGTCCTCGGCAGTTGATCGCCGTCGTACGGGGCAGAAGATCGAGTATCGCCGGCGTTTCAACCATGGCCAGCGGCGGTGAAAATCCAGTTACGTTTCAGTTAACTCCGTCGAGCTTGTTGAAGATTCAGAAAGGTGATATTACTCGCTGGTCCGTAGATGGATCCTCTGACGCTATT GTCAATCCTGCGAATGAGAGAATGTTGGGTGGTGGTGGTGCTGATGGAG CCATACATCGAGCTGCTGGTCCAGAATTACGAGATGCATGCTATAAAGTACGAGAGGTACAGCCTGGAATTCGCTGTCCAACAGGAGAAGCAAGGATTACCCC TGGTTTCAGATTGCCAGCTTCCCATGTAATCCACACTGTTGGACCAGTATATGATGCTAACCCGAATCCTAAAGCCTCCTTGACAAATGCATATAG AAATAGCCTGCGTGTGGCAAAAGAGAACAACATTCAGTATATAGCTTTTCCTGCCATATCATGTGGGGTCTTTGG ATATCCTTATGATGAAGCTGCCACTGTAGCTATATCTACTGTCAAAGAATTTGGCAGTGACCTTAAAGAG AGTTGTGGGTTCCTTCAAAGCATCTTGTGTTTCTCTCCTTCCATGCAATCATCCACCATACTCAAGCAG GTACACTTTGTGCTATTTTCAGATGAAATTTATGATGCATGGGTGACAGCAACGAATGAACAGTTGAATTGA
- the CIPK2 gene encoding CBL-interacting protein kinase isoform X1 codes for MEKKGNVLMEKYDLGRLLGQGNFAKVYYGRNLETGQSVAVKVIDKEKVIKAGLIEQTKREISVMALVEHPNVLQLYEVMATKSKIYLVIEHAKGGELFKKLTKGRLKEKLARKYFQQLISAVECCHSRDVYHRDLKPENVLLDEDGNLKVSDFGLSALAESKRQDGLLHTTCGTPAYVAPEVISRKGYDGAKADIWSCGVILFVLLAGYLPFQDSNLMEIYRKIKQAEFKCPNWFPPEVRRLLSKILDPNPRTRISIAKIKESSWFKKGFESRNTVTKVEEKEKFSLDANATHNSISPSVSKLELLKPTNLNAFDIISLSSGFDLSGLFITKDQKEDLQFISAKPTSSIMSKLEEVGRNLKLEVMKKEAGFMRLEGSSEGRYETLSIDAEISEITPSFHLVELKKSYGDKVEYQKLLKQVIRPALEEIVWAWQGEQPANR; via the coding sequence ATGGAGAAAAAAGGAAATGTACTGATGGAAAAGTACGATTTGGGGAGATTATTAGGTCAAGGCAACTTTGCTAAGGTTTATTACGGAAGGAATCTTGAAACGGGACAGAGTGTAGCTGTTAAGGTAATTGACAAAGAGAAGGTTATTAAGGCCGGACTGATTGAACAGACGAAGAGAGAGATATCTGTTATGGCACTAGTTGAACATCCAAATGTTCTACAGCTATACGAGGTCATGGCAACTAAATCTAAGATTTATTTAGTCATTGAACATGCCAAAGGCGGTGAGCTTTTCAAAAAGTTGACAAAGGGGAGGCTCAAGGAAAAATTAGCTAGGAAGTACTTTCAGCAATTGATTAGCGCTGTTGAATGTTGCCACAGTCGAGATGTTTATCACCGTGATCTGAAACCAGAAAATGTGCTTCTAGATGAGGATGGAAATCTTAAGGTATCAGACTTTGGATTAAGCGCCTTGGCTGAGTCTAAGAGGCAGGACGGCTTACTCCACACAACATGTGGAACCCCAGCTTACGTTGCACCTGAGGTGATTAGTCGAAAAGGATATGATGGCGCCAAAGCTGATATCTGGTCTTGTGGGGTGATCTTATTTGTTTTGCTAGCCGGTTATCTTCCATTCCAAGACTCAAATCTTATGGAGATTTATAGGAAGATAAAGCAGGCTGAGTTCAAATGTCCTAATTGGTTCCCTCCAGAGGTGCGGAGATTACTTTCTAAAATCCTTGATCCAAACCCTCGTACAAGGATTTCCATCGCAAAGATAAAGGAAAGCTCATGGTTCAAGAAAGGTTTCGAGTCTAGAAACACGGTAACCAAagtagaagaaaaggaaaagtttAGCCTAGACGCCAACGCTACACATAACAGTATCTCTCCCTCAGTTTCAAAGCTAGAGTTGCTAAAACCGACAAATCTAAATGCATTTGATATAATCTCTCTTTCAAGTGGATTTGACTTGTCCGGTTTATTCATAACAAAGGATCAGAAGGAAGACTTGCAGTTCATTTCCGCAAAGCCTACCTCTTCTATCATGTCCAAACTCGAGGAAGTTGGGAGGAATCTTAAGCTGGaagtaatgaagaaagaagctGGTTTTATGAGATTAGAGGGATCGAGTGAAGGTAGATACGAGACTTTGTCCATCGATGCTGAAATATCTGAAATTACTCCGTCCTTCCACTTAGTTGAGCTGAAAAAGTCGTATGGTGATAAGGTAGAGTACCAAAAATTGCTGAAACAAGTTATAAGACCTGCTCTTGAGGAAATTGTTTGGGCTTGGCAAGGCGAGCAGCCAGCTAATCGTTAG
- the LOC101264723 gene encoding uncharacterized protein isoform X2 → MRSPPATYHKLCSTLLRYFPSFNTPQNFQNSHFQSSRNFYTLNPTTAIDTFIRPISVISISPRQLIAVVRGRRSSIAGVSTMASGGENPVTFQLTPSSLLKIQKGDITRWSVDGSSDAIVNPANERMLGGGGADGAIHRAAGPELRDACYKVREVQPGIRCPTGEARITPGFRLPASHVIHTVGPVYDANPNPKASLTNAYRNSLRVAKENNIQYIAFPAISCGVFGYPYDEAATVAISTVKEFGSDLKEVHFVLFSDEIYDAWVTATNEQLN, encoded by the exons ATGAGGTCTCCTCCTGCAACGTATCACAAACTCTGTTCAACACTCTTACGATATTTTCCTTCCTTTAATACCCCTCAAAACtttcaaaactcacactttcagTCCTCCAGAAACTTCTACACGCTGAACCCTACTACTGCCATTGACACTTTCATCAGGCCCATTTCCGTCATTTCAATTAGTCCTCGGCAGTTGATCGCCGTCGTACGGGGCAGAAGATCGAGTATCGCCGGCGTTTCAACCATGGCCAGCGGCGGTGAAAATCCAGTTACGTTTCAGTTAACTCCGTCGAGCTTGTTGAAGATTCAGAAAGGTGATATTACTCGCTGGTCCGTAGATGGATCCTCTGACGCTATT GTCAATCCTGCGAATGAGAGAATGTTGGGTGGTGGTGGTGCTGATGGAG CCATACATCGAGCTGCTGGTCCAGAATTACGAGATGCATGCTATAAAGTACGAGAGGTACAGCCTGGAATTCGCTGTCCAACAGGAGAAGCAAGGATTACCCC TGGTTTCAGATTGCCAGCTTCCCATGTAATCCACACTGTTGGACCAGTATATGATGCTAACCCGAATCCTAAAGCCTCCTTGACAAATGCATATAG AAATAGCCTGCGTGTGGCAAAAGAGAACAACATTCAGTATATAGCTTTTCCTGCCATATCATGTGGGGTCTTTGG ATATCCTTATGATGAAGCTGCCACTGTAGCTATATCTACTGTCAAAGAATTTGGCAGTGACCTTAAAGAG GTACACTTTGTGCTATTTTCAGATGAAATTTATGATGCATGGGTGACAGCAACGAATGAACAGTTGAATTGA
- the LOC101252990 gene encoding extensin-1-like codes for MGSFGELGHWPLLAFSLAICLVASTVVADYSYGYTSPSPSKYYKSPSPSKHQVPSSYYEKPIKHVEHYPSHYYKSPVPSKYHSHSYKHSPSHYYKSPAPSKYNSHETVTYKHSSSYYYKSPAPSKHNYKSPSPIKYYKSHVPSVPYYKPSPSYHKSSPPPPPKYIEKSPTYYKSSPPPYYKPSPSYKSPPPPPKYVEKSPTYYKSPPPPPYYKPSPSYKSPPPPPKYIKKSPTYYKSPPPPPYYKPSPSYYKSTPPPPKYAEKSPAYYKSPPPPYYKPSPSYYKSPPPPLKYVEKSPAYYKSPPPPYYKPSPSYYKSPPPPPKYVEKSSVYYKSPPPPYYKPSPSYYKSSPPPPKYVEKSPAYYKSPPPPYYKPSPSYYKSPPPPPKYVEKSPAYYKSPPPPYYKPSPSYYKSPPPPPKYIEKSPAYYKSPPPPYYKPSPSYYKSPPSPSYYKSPPPPPKYIEKSPTYYKSPPPPYYKSSPSYYKSPPPPPKYVEKSPTYYKSPPPPYYKSSPSYYKSPPPPPKYIEKSPTYYKSPPPPYYKPSPSYYKSSPPPPKYIEKSPVYYKSPPPKYIEKSPVYYKPPPPPYYSSPPPPVTNYYKQTPTYASPPPPAKYQKTPTCSSPPPPPTYY; via the coding sequence atgggAAGCTTTGGTGAATTGGGGCATTGGCCTCTACTTGCATTTAGTTTAGCAATTTGCTTAGTAGCCAGCACTGTTGTTGCTGATTACTCTTATGGTTACACTTCTCCCTCTCCTTCAAAGTACTACAAGTCGCCTTCTCCGTCTAAACATCAAGTGCCCTCTTCTTACTACGAGAAACCAATAAAACATGTTGAACATTATCCATCACATTACTACAAGTCGCCTGTTCCGTCAAAGTACCATAGTCATTCATATAAACATTCTCCATCTCACTATTACAAGTCGCCTGCTCCTTCAAAGTACAATAGTCATGAAACGGTCACTTATAAACATTCTTCATCATACTATTACAAATCACCTGCTCCTTCAAAGCACAACTACAAGTCCCCATCGCCAATTAAGTATTACAAGTCTCATGTTCCTTCAGTACCATACTACAAACCATCTCCATCTTACCACAAATCTTCTCCACCTCCACCACCAAAATACATTGAGAAATCACCAACTTACTATAAGTCATCTCCTCCACCGTACTACAAACCATCTCCATCTTATAAATCTCCTCCACCTCCACCAAAGTACGTTGAGAAATCACCAACATACTATAAATCACCTCCTCCACCACCATACTACAAACCTTCTCCATCTTACAAATCCCCTCCACCTCCACCAAAGTACATCAAAAAGTCACCAACATACTATAAATCACCTCCCCCACCACCATACTACAAACCATCTCCATCTTACTACAAATCCACTCCACCTCCACCAAAGTACGCCGAGAAATCACCAGCTTACTACAAGTCGCCCCCTCCACCATACTACAAGCCTTCTCCATCTTACTACAAATCTCCACCACCTCCACTAAAGTATGTCGAGAAATCACCAGCTTACTACAAGTCGCCCCCTCCACCATACTACAAGCCTTCTCCATCTTACTACAAATCTCCACCACCTCCACCAAAGTATGTCGAGAAATCTTCAGTTTACTACAAGTCACCCCCTCCGCCATACTACAAGCCATCTCCATCTTACTACAAATCCTCTCCACCTCCACCAAAGTATGTCGAGAAATCACCAGCTTACTACAAGTCGCCCCCTCCACCATACTACAAACCTTCTCCATCTTACTACAAATCCCCTCCACCTCCACCAAAGTATGTCGAGAAATCACCAGCCTACTACAAGTCACCCCCTCCACCATACTACAAGCCATCTCCGTCTTACTATAAATCCCCTCCACCTCCTCCAAAATACATTGAGAAGTCACCAGCCTATTACAAGTCACCCCCTCCACCATACTACAAGCCATCTCCATCTTACTATAAATCCCCTCCATCTCCATCTTACTATAAATCCCCTCCACCTCCACCAAAGTACATCGAGAAATCACCAACCTACTACAAGTCACCCCCTCCACCATACTACAAGTCGTCTCCGTCTTACTATAAATCCCCTCCACCTCCACCAAAGTACGTCGAGAAATCACCAACCTACTACAAGTCACCCCCTCCACCATACTACAAGTCGTCTCCGTCTTACTATAAATCCCCTCCACCTCCACCAAAGTACATTGAGAAGTCACCAACCTACTACAAGTCACCCCCTCCACCGTACTACAAACCATCTCCATCTTATTACAAATCctctccaccaccaccaaagTACATTGAGAAGTCACCAGTCTACTACAAGTCACCTCCTCCAAAGTATATCGAGAAGTCACCAGTCTACTATAAGCCACCCCCTCCACCGTACTACAGctcaccaccaccaccagttACAAACTACTACAAGCAAACACCCACGTATGCCTCACCTCCTCCACCAGCAAAGTACCAAAAAACTCCCACCTGTAGTTCACCTCCACCCCCACCAACCTACTATTGA